Proteins from one Mucilaginibacter jinjuensis genomic window:
- a CDS encoding TolC family protein, with protein MFNKIAFYGITSIFITFSTVHGYAQQTLSMKDAERIGLENYPAIKAKANQLNASKASLSESRTEYLPNLNFSGQQDYGTINGTNGPLYGYRGGAVASSGPALASQNWNAAFGALYLTNVDWDVFAFGRAVERVNVQKNIVAQSQNDLNQELFQHKVRIAAAYLDLLAAQRIVKSQQDNLDRALELRRVVVARVTNGLNPGVDSSLANSEVSNARIALTNAQQTSQDRNSQLVQYLGVTPQQFLLDSAFVTGVPANTDAASTVSLQNHPLLQFYQSRINVSDTQAKYLSKMAMPTFSFFGTFQGRGSGFSPGVTAAAPNIYNDNYGSGVDPTRYNYLIGIGVNWNFTSLFRVHYQVKSQKYTSLQFKDDYDLISQQLVAQQALAETRIDNSLKNFREAPIEVKAASDAYIQKGALYRNGLSSIVDFTTALFNLNRAQIDRDIAYNNVWQAVLLKAAAAGDFGIFINNLQ; from the coding sequence ATGTTTAATAAAATTGCATTTTACGGCATCACGTCGATTTTTATTACTTTCTCTACGGTACACGGATATGCCCAGCAAACGCTGAGTATGAAGGATGCAGAAAGAATTGGTTTGGAGAACTATCCGGCCATTAAAGCAAAGGCTAATCAGCTTAATGCTTCAAAAGCTTCTCTGTCTGAAAGCCGTACCGAGTATCTTCCCAATTTAAACTTCTCTGGTCAGCAGGATTATGGTACCATTAACGGTACTAATGGCCCGTTGTATGGTTACCGCGGAGGAGCTGTTGCTTCATCGGGCCCGGCGCTGGCTTCCCAAAACTGGAACGCTGCATTCGGTGCACTGTATTTGACCAATGTTGATTGGGATGTTTTCGCTTTCGGCCGTGCTGTTGAAAGGGTGAATGTTCAGAAAAACATTGTGGCTCAAAGCCAGAACGACCTTAACCAGGAGCTGTTTCAACACAAAGTTCGTATTGCTGCTGCTTATTTAGATTTACTGGCAGCACAGCGTATTGTTAAATCACAGCAAGACAATCTTGACCGCGCACTCGAATTGCGCCGCGTAGTGGTTGCCCGCGTAACCAACGGTTTAAACCCGGGGGTAGATTCATCACTGGCTAACTCAGAAGTTTCTAACGCACGCATCGCATTAACCAATGCACAGCAAACCTCACAGGATCGTAACAGCCAGCTGGTACAATACCTTGGTGTAACACCGCAGCAATTTTTGTTAGATAGCGCCTTTGTAACCGGCGTACCTGCAAATACAGATGCTGCTTCAACGGTATCTTTGCAAAACCATCCGTTATTGCAATTTTATCAAAGCCGTATAAATGTAAGCGACACACAAGCCAAGTACCTGAGTAAAATGGCCATGCCAACGTTCAGCTTTTTCGGAACTTTCCAGGGCAGGGGTTCTGGCTTTTCGCCGGGTGTAACTGCAGCAGCGCCTAATATTTATAATGATAATTATGGTTCGGGTGTAGATCCAACCCGCTATAACTACCTGATAGGTATCGGCGTAAACTGGAACTTTACCAGTTTATTCAGGGTGCATTACCAGGTTAAATCGCAGAAATATACTTCGCTGCAATTTAAAGATGATTACGACCTGATCAGCCAGCAACTGGTTGCCCAGCAGGCATTAGCCGAAACCCGGATCGATAACTCATTGAAAAACTTCCGTGAGGCACCAATTGAGGTAAAAGCTGCGAGCGATGCTTACATACAAAAAGGAGCATTGTACCGCAATGGTTTATCGAGCATTGTTGATTTTACAACAGCATTGTTCAACTTAAACCGTGCACAGATTGACCGTGATATTGCTTACAACAACGTATGGCAGGCGGTGCTATTGAAAGCTGCAGCAGCAGGCGATTTT
- a CDS encoding flavin monoamine oxidase family protein: MKNIIVIGAGATGLMAARLLAKAGKQVIVLEARNRTGGRIHSIDDASFFKGAELGAEFVHGDLPVTLALLDEAGIGYSHAGAEMWHYKNGKLSADDVEVVGWGELMANLIKLRHDTSISNFLNEYFPEEKYEALKKSVLRFVAGYDTADPDKASAFALREEWQNEDDGAQHRVEGGYCRMINYLVDEIKSSGNKIYLNAPVKAIDWSGGLTKVITLTGDTYEAEKVLLALPLGILQLSSEHNSHITFQPEIPAHYNALQQIGFGAIIKILLRFDEPFWEHARGKDLSNMTFLLSEEKVPTWWTQAPQHEPVLTGWLGGGPAKAFEHASEDELFDMAIVSLSNIFDISIAELKDKLIARYIVNWTADPYTRGSYAYDTVTSAQARSVLSFPVKKTLYFAGEYLYQGPSMGTVEAALTSGKKAAETILTDL; this comes from the coding sequence ATGAAAAATATTATCGTTATAGGTGCAGGTGCAACCGGATTAATGGCCGCACGGTTATTAGCAAAAGCCGGTAAGCAAGTTATTGTGCTGGAGGCGCGTAATCGCACTGGCGGGCGTATCCATAGTATCGATGATGCTTCATTTTTTAAAGGGGCCGAACTGGGTGCCGAGTTTGTACATGGCGACTTACCGGTAACCCTGGCTTTGTTAGATGAAGCAGGTATTGGCTACAGCCATGCCGGTGCAGAAATGTGGCATTACAAAAATGGTAAGCTTTCGGCAGACGATGTGGAGGTAGTAGGTTGGGGAGAATTAATGGCGAACCTCATTAAGTTGAGGCATGATACCAGTATCAGTAATTTCCTGAACGAATATTTTCCGGAAGAAAAATATGAAGCGTTAAAGAAATCGGTGCTCAGGTTTGTGGCAGGCTACGATACGGCTGACCCTGACAAGGCCAGCGCCTTTGCCCTGCGCGAAGAATGGCAGAACGAAGATGACGGCGCACAACACCGGGTAGAAGGCGGTTATTGCCGGATGATTAATTACCTGGTTGATGAAATCAAATCATCAGGCAATAAAATTTACCTTAACGCCCCGGTAAAAGCCATAGACTGGAGTGGTGGCTTAACTAAGGTAATAACATTAACAGGGGATACTTATGAGGCCGAAAAAGTGTTGCTTGCATTGCCGCTTGGTATTTTGCAGCTATCATCAGAACATAATAGCCATATTACTTTTCAACCCGAAATCCCTGCGCATTATAATGCCTTGCAGCAGATAGGCTTTGGTGCCATTATTAAAATATTATTGAGGTTTGATGAACCTTTTTGGGAACATGCACGAGGGAAGGATTTGAGCAATATGACTTTTTTGCTTTCCGAAGAAAAAGTACCTACCTGGTGGACCCAGGCTCCGCAGCATGAACCTGTACTTACAGGATGGTTGGGTGGGGGACCAGCTAAAGCTTTTGAACATGCATCGGAGGATGAATTGTTTGACATGGCGATTGTCTCCTTGTCAAACATATTTGATATAAGTATAGCCGAATTAAAAGATAAGTTAATTGCGCGTTACATTGTAAACTGGACTGCCGACCCTTATACCCGGGGCTCTTATGCTTATGATACAGTTACTTCGGCGCAAGCACGATCTGTATTAAGCTTCCCGGTCAAAAAAACTTTGTATTTTGCAGGGGAATATTTGTATCAGGGGCCATCGATGGGGACTGTTGAAGCTGCCCTTACAAGCGGTAAAAAAGCAGCAGAAACTATTTTAACTGACCTGTAA